From a single Strix uralensis isolate ZFMK-TIS-50842 chromosome 27, bStrUra1, whole genome shotgun sequence genomic region:
- the LOC141935247 gene encoding calcium/calmodulin-dependent protein kinase type IV-like isoform X2 yields the protein MPSSKTDSEYWIEGSHRETALEDFYVVGPELGRGATSVVYSCEEKGTGAPYAAKILKKTIDKKIVRTEIGVLLRLSHPNIIKLKEIFETPSEIALVLELVTGGELFDRIVERGFYSERDAAHVVKQILEAVSYLHENGVVHRDLKPENLLYADLSPDAPLKIGDFGLSKIVDEQDTMKTVCGTPGYCAPEILHGCPYGPEVDMWSVGVITYILLCGFEPFFDPRGDQYMYSRILTCDYEFVSPWWDEVSLNAKDLVRKLIVLDPQKRLTVYQALEHPWVTGKAAKFAHMDSTQKKLQEFNARRKLKGRGCVWTIADHRRYVSSRCYKTQL from the exons ATGCCCTCCTCCAAGACCGACAGCGAGTACTGGATCGAGGGGTCCCACCGCGAGACGGCCCTGGAAGATTTCTACGTCGTGGGCCCCGAGCTGGGACG GGGAGCCACCTCGGTGGTGTACAGCTGCGAGGAGAAGGGCACGGGCGCCCCGTACGCCGCCAAGATACTGAAGAAGACG ATCGACAAAAAGATCGTGAGGACGGAGATCGGGGTCCTGCTGCGGCTCTCACACCCCAATATC ATCAAGCTGAAGGAGATTTTTGAGACGCCCTCCGAGATCGCGCTCGTCCTGGAGCTGGTGACGGGAGGAGAGCTCTTCGACAG GATCGTGGAGAGGGGGTTCTACAGCGAGCGGGACGCGGCCCACGTCGTCAAGCAGATCCTGGAAGCTGTTTCG TATCTGCACGAAAACGGAGTCGTCCACCGCGACCTGAAGCCGGAGAACCTGCTCTATGCAGACCTGTCCCCCGATGCTCCCCTTAAAATCG GTGACTTCGGGCTCTCCAAGATCGTGGATGAACAGGACACCATGAAAACTGTCTGCGGGACACCGGGGTACTGCG CCCCCGAAATCCTCCACGGGTGCCCGTACGGCCCTGAAGTGGATATGTGGTCCGTGGGCGTCATCACCTACATCCT GCTCTGCGGCTTCGAGCCCTTCTTCGACCCGCGAGGGGACCAGTACATGTACAGCCGCATCCTCACCTGCGACTACGAGTTTGTGTCCCCGTGGTGGGATGAGGTTTCCCTCAATGCCAAGGATTTG GTCAGAAAATTGATCGTCCTGGACCCCCAGAAGAGACTGACCGTCTACCAGGCGCTGGAGCATCCCTGGGTCACTGGGAAAGCCGCTAAATTTGCTCACATGGACAGCACGCAGAAGAAACTGCAGGAATTTAACGCCAGGCGGAAGCTGAAG GGGAGAGGGTGCGTCTGGACCATCGCTGACCACCGGCGCTACGTCTCCAGTCGCTGTTACAAGACCCAGCTGTAG
- the PWWP3A gene encoding PWWP domain-containing DNA repair factor 3A — MADQEYVLCMWNKRLWPAKVLCETGVAGKTSVTNENVTSFKVEILGLNEQISVNGADAVPLMEECIEEIASNLDQENSSSEAVEELKYRCSLKIALDVLNRNGSAQQVPPSEEGPNAQLSQENDAGSLPSTPLCRCRSKEKLEPEISRRKTEQNTNPSLKTDTKNQTQKASLILEESAKVQESGTNPSKCGIRDLCNTSSSHSEDCKPPESKLLPRQKKIKPGSLTKSKPGSKVSLKPKLGKRKEGKKRPGGAGSPVSPRSGFPTDQAQPLAEGGSPLSVPCKSDTVLPLPRANARKEPGKTLLDSSCTSASDDLESSISSESRSLAEQLDGRKTPVSLKQVNGEEEVGATVSSYRKRRCRSCSESSSGPSNHGTLPDSFPSQHKEEENKKTSHVVMKKIKHFQLPDFEEDEGLELSDLSSKIVSSESLSRLSALVDEEEEEEEELPCILSHHEPQSIEEGLLVWCKLRSYPYWPAVVKYVRRKLRKAYVLLIEENTNYKKKSFSVPLKSLKHFDCEEKQELIERAREDYRQEIEWCIQLISDYRIRVGCRSFTGSFLEYFAADISYPVRKAGYSGLVQMAFPNTSEEDVEESSPELSPQKPSKKLLPDRTRAARDKANKKIVEFIVKTKGAEEHLLAILKSRKPSRWLKEFLNSSQYVTCIETYLEDEEQLDLVVNYLKEVYHEIDTKNLHWINGDGIKFISDVLLPEAIIYAISAVDDIDYKKAEEKYIKGPSVGKREREIFDEEILERKKWKSNADSADSV; from the exons ATGGCAGATCAAGAGTATGTTCTCTGCATGTGGAATAAGCGTTTATGGCCAGCAAAG GTTTTGTGCGAAACTGGAGTTGCTGGGAAAACATCTGTTACTAATGAGAATGTGACTTCTTTTAAAGTTGAAATACTTGGCTTGAATGAACA GATTAGTGTGAACGGTGCAGATGCTGTACCACTGATGGAAGAGTGTATAGAAGAGATCGCCTCTAACTTAG ATCAAGAGAATAGCTCAAGTGAGGCTGTGGAAGAACTGAAATATCGCTGTTCTCTTAAAATTGCCCTGGATGTTTTGAATCGGAATGGCTCGGCCCAACAAGTGCCGCCTTCAGAAGAAGGACCAAACGCTCAGTTATCCCAGGAGAACGATGCGGGATCTCTCCCATCTACCCCCTTATGCAGATGTCGCTCAAAAGAAAAGTTGGAGCCTGAGATTTCcaggaggaaaacagaacaaaacactaACCCCAGCCTGAAGACTgatacaaaaaaccaaacccagaaagCTTCTCTCATTTTGGAGGAGAGTGCTAAAGTACAGGAAAGTGGAACAAACCCTTCCAAGTGCGGTATTAGGGACTTGTGTAATACGTCAAGCTCACATAGTGAAGATTGCAAACCACCAGAATCAAAATTACtaccaagacagaaaaaaatcaagcctgGCTCGTTGACAAAGTCCAAACCAGGAAGTAAAGTCTCCCTTAAGCCCAAGttgggaaaaaggaaggaaggaaaaaaaagaccaggaGGTGCAGGATCACCTGTGTCGCCTAGGAGTGGTTTCCCCACGGATCAAGCCCAGCCCCTCGCCGAGGGGGGGTCCCCTCTGTCTGTCCCCTGCAAGTCTGACACGGTGCTGCCTCTGCCGAGGGCAAACGCCAGAAAGGAGCCTGGAAAGACATTACTGGATTCCTCTTGTACAAGTGCCTCAGATGACTTGGAAAGCAGCATCAGTAGTGAGAGCAGAAGTCTGGCAGAGCAATTAGATGGAAGGAAAACGCCAGTGAGTTTAAAACAGGTTAATGGAGAAGAAGAGGTTGGTGCAACCGTGTCCTCGTACAGAAAAAGGAGATGTAGGAGTTGCTCTGAATCTTCATCTGGGCCTTCTAACCATGGGACACTTCCTGATAGCTTCCCCTCTCAGcataaagaggaggaaaataagaaaacttCACACGTggttatgaagaaaataaagcactttCAGCTGCCTGACTTTGAGGAAGATGAAG GACTGGAATTGTCTGACCTGTCTTCAAAGATCGTTTCCTCGGAGAGTCTCTCTCGCCTCTCAGCTCTGGtagatgaagaggaggaagaggaggaggaacttCCTTGTATTTTATCACATCACG AACCACAATCAATTGAAGAAGGGCTTTTGGTCTGGTGCAAACTGCGGAGTTACCCTTACTGGCCAGCAGTG GTAAAATACGTGAGGCGGAAACTCAGAAAGGCATATGTGCTGTTAATAGAAGAGAAtacaaattacaagaaaaaaag TTTCTCAGTACCTCTTAAGAGTCTGAAGCACTTTGATTGTGAAGAAAAGCAGGAGCTCATA GAACGAGCCAGAGAAGATTATCGCCAAGAAATCGAGTGGTGTATCCAGTTGATTTCTGACTATCGCATCAGAGTAG GTTGTCGTTCTTTTACGGGATCCTTCTTGGAATATTTCGCTGCTGATATCA GCTACCCAGTCAGGAAGGCGGGTTATTCAGGTTTGGTCCAAATGGCCTTTCCAAACACGTCAGAGGAAGATGTTGAAGAGTCTTCACCAGAACTTTCACCTCAGAAACCCTCCAAGAAACTTCTCCCTGACAGAACAAGAGCTGCCAGAGATAAAGCGAATAAAAAGATAGTGGAGTTTATAGTGAAGACTAAGGGGGCTGAAGAGCATCTTCTGGctattttgaaaagcagaaaaccaTCCCGGTGGCTGAAGGAATTCCTGAATTCAAGTCAGTACGTGACCTGCATTGAAACGTATTTAGAGGATGAAGAACAGTTAGACCTTGTAGTGAACTACTTGAAGGAAGTGTATCATGAGATAGACACTAAAAATCTGCACTGGATTAATGGAGAtggaataaaatttatttcagatgtCCTTTTGCCCGAA GCCATCATTTATGCGATTTCTGCTGTGGATGACATAGATTACAAGAAGGCGGAAGAGAAGTACATAAAAGGACCATCTGTGGGCAAAAg GGAGAGAGAAATATTTGATGaagaaattctagaaagaaaaaagtggaagagcAACGCAGACTCTGCAGACAGCGTCTGA
- the LOC141935247 gene encoding calcium/calmodulin-dependent protein kinase type IV-like isoform X1: MPSSKTDSEYWIEGSHRETALEDFYVVGPELGRGATSVVYSCEEKGTGAPYAAKILKKTIDKKIVRTEIGVLLRLSHPNIIKLKEIFETPSEIALVLELVTGGELFDRIVERGFYSERDAAHVVKQILEAVSYLHENGVVHRDLKPENLLYADLSPDAPLKIGDFGLSKIVDEQDTMKTVCGTPGYCAPEILHGCPYGPEVDMWSVGVITYILLCGFEPFFDPRGDQYMYSRILTCDYEFVSPWWDEVSLNAKDLVRKLIVLDPQKRLTVYQALEHPWVTGKAAKFAHMDSTQKKLQEFNARRKLKAAMKAVVASSRLGNHGHHDCSRSGRSQGGPQGACLPQGTGTAGPEATATEDLDAFQSDCPAMAKVPVTGAGCES, encoded by the exons ATGCCCTCCTCCAAGACCGACAGCGAGTACTGGATCGAGGGGTCCCACCGCGAGACGGCCCTGGAAGATTTCTACGTCGTGGGCCCCGAGCTGGGACG GGGAGCCACCTCGGTGGTGTACAGCTGCGAGGAGAAGGGCACGGGCGCCCCGTACGCCGCCAAGATACTGAAGAAGACG ATCGACAAAAAGATCGTGAGGACGGAGATCGGGGTCCTGCTGCGGCTCTCACACCCCAATATC ATCAAGCTGAAGGAGATTTTTGAGACGCCCTCCGAGATCGCGCTCGTCCTGGAGCTGGTGACGGGAGGAGAGCTCTTCGACAG GATCGTGGAGAGGGGGTTCTACAGCGAGCGGGACGCGGCCCACGTCGTCAAGCAGATCCTGGAAGCTGTTTCG TATCTGCACGAAAACGGAGTCGTCCACCGCGACCTGAAGCCGGAGAACCTGCTCTATGCAGACCTGTCCCCCGATGCTCCCCTTAAAATCG GTGACTTCGGGCTCTCCAAGATCGTGGATGAACAGGACACCATGAAAACTGTCTGCGGGACACCGGGGTACTGCG CCCCCGAAATCCTCCACGGGTGCCCGTACGGCCCTGAAGTGGATATGTGGTCCGTGGGCGTCATCACCTACATCCT GCTCTGCGGCTTCGAGCCCTTCTTCGACCCGCGAGGGGACCAGTACATGTACAGCCGCATCCTCACCTGCGACTACGAGTTTGTGTCCCCGTGGTGGGATGAGGTTTCCCTCAATGCCAAGGATTTG GTCAGAAAATTGATCGTCCTGGACCCCCAGAAGAGACTGACCGTCTACCAGGCGCTGGAGCATCCCTGGGTCACTGGGAAAGCCGCTAAATTTGCTCACATGGACAGCACGCAGAAGAAACTGCAGGAATTTAACGCCAGGCGGAAGCTGAAG GCTGCCATGAAAGCTGTGGTGGCTTCCAGCCGCTTGGGCAACCACGGCCACCACGACTGCTCCCGCAGTGGGCGCAGccaggggggtccccagggtgcctgcctgccccaggggACGGGGACCGCTGGCCCCGAAGCCACCGCCACCGAGGACCTCGACGCTTTCCAGAGCGACTGCCCCGCCATGGCCAAGGTTCCCGTGACCGGGGCCGGCTGCGAGAGCTAA
- the LOC141935247 gene encoding calcium/calmodulin-dependent protein kinase type IV-like isoform X3 — MPSSKTDSEYWIEGSHRETALEDFYVVGPELGRGATSVVYSCEEKGTGAPYAAKILKKTIDKKIVRTEIGVLLRLSHPNIIKLKEIFETPSEIALVLELVTGGELFDRIVERGFYSERDAAHVVKQILEAVSYLHENGVVHRDLKPENLLYADLSPDAPLKIGDFGLSKIVDEQDTMKTVCGTPGYCAPEILHGCPYGPEVDMWSVGVITYILLCGFEPFFDPRGDQYMYSRILTCDYEFVSPWWDEVSLNAKDLVRKLIVLDPQKRLTVYQALEHPWVTGKAAKFAHMDSTQKKLQEFNARRKLKSDCPAMAKVPVTGAGCES, encoded by the exons ATGCCCTCCTCCAAGACCGACAGCGAGTACTGGATCGAGGGGTCCCACCGCGAGACGGCCCTGGAAGATTTCTACGTCGTGGGCCCCGAGCTGGGACG GGGAGCCACCTCGGTGGTGTACAGCTGCGAGGAGAAGGGCACGGGCGCCCCGTACGCCGCCAAGATACTGAAGAAGACG ATCGACAAAAAGATCGTGAGGACGGAGATCGGGGTCCTGCTGCGGCTCTCACACCCCAATATC ATCAAGCTGAAGGAGATTTTTGAGACGCCCTCCGAGATCGCGCTCGTCCTGGAGCTGGTGACGGGAGGAGAGCTCTTCGACAG GATCGTGGAGAGGGGGTTCTACAGCGAGCGGGACGCGGCCCACGTCGTCAAGCAGATCCTGGAAGCTGTTTCG TATCTGCACGAAAACGGAGTCGTCCACCGCGACCTGAAGCCGGAGAACCTGCTCTATGCAGACCTGTCCCCCGATGCTCCCCTTAAAATCG GTGACTTCGGGCTCTCCAAGATCGTGGATGAACAGGACACCATGAAAACTGTCTGCGGGACACCGGGGTACTGCG CCCCCGAAATCCTCCACGGGTGCCCGTACGGCCCTGAAGTGGATATGTGGTCCGTGGGCGTCATCACCTACATCCT GCTCTGCGGCTTCGAGCCCTTCTTCGACCCGCGAGGGGACCAGTACATGTACAGCCGCATCCTCACCTGCGACTACGAGTTTGTGTCCCCGTGGTGGGATGAGGTTTCCCTCAATGCCAAGGATTTG GTCAGAAAATTGATCGTCCTGGACCCCCAGAAGAGACTGACCGTCTACCAGGCGCTGGAGCATCCCTGGGTCACTGGGAAAGCCGCTAAATTTGCTCACATGGACAGCACGCAGAAGAAACTGCAGGAATTTAACGCCAGGCGGAAGCTGAAG AGCGACTGCCCCGCCATGGCCAAGGTTCCCGTGACCGGGGCCGGCTGCGAGAGCTAA